Sequence from the Atribacterota bacterium genome:
AGATAGTGAATTACTATTAATTCAGTAATGAGTAAAATTGGTCTACCTGTCTGCCAGTCACCCGGTCTACCTGTCAAATACAAAAGAAAAAAATACGGAGAGTGGGTTGCAAGAAAAGAAATTAGTTTTCGGTGTACAGTTAATTCCGTATACCGTATACGGTATAACGTGAAAATGTGCAAGCAAGAGTTATAAAGTACAAGTTGCAAGATGAAAATTTCGTTTTCAGTTTACAGTTTGCGGTTTTTAGTCAAAATACAAGAATAAAAAAAGAAAGCTAAACTTGTACATAGTATAACGTATAACGTAAAGAAAATAAAAGCAAATTCACCACCCCCACCTTAATCCTCCCCCCTCAAGGGGGAGGAGACTGGGTTGGAAAATCCTTCCCTCAAGGGGGAGGAGACGAAGAGAGCTAAATCTTTTCCTCAAGGGGGAGGAGACGAAGAGAGCTAAATCCTACCCTCAGGGGGAGGAGACGAAGAGAGCTAAATCTTTCCTGAAGGGGGAGGTTTATATTTATTGGCTATATGTATAGGAAAAGATTTAAAAAATATGATTTAAAGAGTTGAGATTAGTGAATTATATGTTTATACTATAATTCAATTCATTATAATTACATTTTTAGTGTAGAATATATAGTAGTACTTATATTTTAAAATGAGGCAAAAAGAACATATGAAAATATTAATTGTTGGGGCTGGGCCGGTGGGCTGTTATGCTGCGCAGCTGTTAAAAGAAAGAGGATATAAGCCGATAGTATTAGAAGAGCATCCTAATGTAGGCAAGCCGGTGCAATGTGCCGGTATTGTTTCATCAAAACTTATTTCAACTATAACACCATATATATCTGAAGAAGCAATTCTCAGAAAAGTTGACGGATTCGTAATAAATACTCCCTGGACAGAGGAGTTTACTATTAATGTTCCACAAATTGCCTGTATTGTAAACAGGGAAAGATTTGACATAGATATTGGAAGAGGACTGGATATCCGTCTCGGGAGGCGGGTTACAAGAATAACCAGAGAAAATAAAGGTTATTGTGTTTACACAAATCAGAAGGAAGAGTTTGAAGCAGATGTATTGATTGGTGCAGATGGCCCTGATTCAATTGTACGCAAGTACCTGCTTAATATATATAATAGTAAAAGTAATAATAATGAATTTAGAATAATCTATTATTATGGTATGCAGTATCAGATAAAATTAAAGGAAACCTATTCAAAAATTACCAATGGTTTTATACAGGTCTATTTTGATAAGGATATTCCCTTTTTTCTCTGGGTGATACCTGAAAGTAGCAGGGTATTACGTGTAGGAGTTGTTGGTATAAAACCCGGGAATGCAAAAAAGTTATTAGATGATTATATTGATAATAAAAAGATAGAGGGAGAAATATCTGATGTAGTTGCCGGTAAGATAGCCATAGGGTATATACCTACCTATAGTGATAATATTGCCCTGGTGGGAGATGCAGCCTGTCAAATGAAACCATTAACAGGAGGAGGGCTTTCTTTTGGGATCAAATCTGCAAAAATTCTTGCTGATTGCATAGCGGAGCATAAGCTGGAAGAATATGACAGCATATGGAAAAGGAATGTAGGTAAAGAAATAAATTTTGGTTTAAAGGCAAGAGAAATATATGAACAACTGGATGAAGCACAGAAAAAGAAAGTTTTTTTGTTGTTTAAAAAAAATTCTGCTTTTATTGAGCAGGCAGCTGAATTTGACAACCATTCCAGGTTATTCAGCAAAGCCCTTAAAAACCCGCAGTTATTGTTGGATGCAGGTAAATTATTGGTATATTATCTGGAAAACATGCTAAAATGATATTAACAAGAAATAGGAGGGAAAAGTATGAAAGCAATAATATTATGTGCCGGAAAAGGAACAAGGTTAAGACCGCTTACCCATACCAGTGCTAAACATCTTATTCCTCTGGCGAATAAACCTGCCTTAGAGTACGGTATCGAAAAAATAATAGAGTGTGGAATAAATGAAATCGGTATTATTATTGGAGAAGAAACCGGGGATGATATCAGGAGAGAGATTGGTGATGGTGAAAATTGGGGAATTAATATCAGCTATATTTTACAGGAAGAGCCTTTAGGCTTAGCCCATGCGGTCAAGATAGCCCGTGATTTTCTGCAGGAAGAACCTTTTTTGATGTACCTGGGTGACAATTTACTAAAGGACGAAATATCTCAATATCGCAAAAAATTTGAAGAGGGCAAAAGGCAAGCTTTTGTACTTTTGACTCATGTGGAGAATCCTCAGTCTTTTGGTATTGTTGAATTGAAGGACAAAAAGATTGTGCGAATGGTGGAAAAACCGAAAAATCCTTCTTCAGATCTGGCGCTTATTGGAGTTTATTTCTTTGAAAAAACCATTCACGAGGCTATTGATAATATTAAGCCTTCTGCCAGGGGGGAACTGGAAATTACTGATGCTATCCAATGGCTTATTGATAATAATTATGATGTAGAGGCTGAAGTCATTGACGGCTGGTGGAAAGATACCGGCAAACCTGCTGATATTATTGAGGCAAACCGTCTCATATTGGAAGATATTCACCGGGATTTAGGAAATGCCAGCATTGATAGTAAATCAAAAGTATTAGGCAGGGTTAATTTAGGAAAAAATGTAGAAATTATTAATTCAACGATATTAGGCCCGGTGATGATTGGTGATAATGCACAGATAATAAATTCATATATTGGCCCTTTTACTTCATTGTCTAATGCTGTCAGGGTTGAAAATGGTGAAGTCGAATACAGTGTGATAATGGCAAATACTCATATTGAAAATGTAAATTGCCGTATGCAGAATTGCTTGATTGGAAAAGATGTACGTATTTATCGTTCACAAAAAATGCCTATTAATTATGAATTTATACTGGCAGATGACAGCCAGGTAAGGTTGATTTGATAAAACTATTATTTGTAGCAAAGAAAAATTGTACTCAATAATTAAAAAGAAATTCCTGTTTGAAAATAAAATCGAAATGCAGAATCGCCAGTAAGGGATTTTCCTGCTCCAATTGTCAGGGTAAGAGGTGTTCCCCGGGCTTGTTTAAATTTAAAATGCAACTCTGCACCGGCAGAAGCATGGATATTTTGATCAAATGGAATAAAATTTCCTTCCCATGAATTTCCGGCATCTAAAAATAGTGTGCCGGAGATTCTATCTAAAAAGACAGATGCCCAGTCAAATCCGATTTTTTTCTCGACTGACTTGATAGGGAAACGATATTCTGCACTAAAGGATAATAAGTTGTTCCCGCTAAATGCATTTGAGGGGAATCCCCGCAAGGGAAAGCTTCCTCTGTTAACTGAGCTGGGAGAAGTATTGTTAGCATTCCCGCCTAAATAGAAAAGCTCTTCTTTATTTAATTCTCCTGTTGCTGTACCGGCAACCAATCTTAATGCCAGTACCTGATTTTTACCTGAAAGGGGTAAATAATTTCTTCCATCAAATAATACTTTATGGAATGTATCATCACTCCCGATGAGATGATTTGCATGCTGATAACTTAAAGACAATGAATAGCCGGTTTCCGGGCTAATAGAGGACTGGTAAGTTTCTGTATCATTATAGTTATAGCTAAAGATGATAGAATTAATATTCTTGTAAACATTATTGTTATCATTATCGTCACCTGAATTTATACTGTATAAATCATTTTGAAATGCAAAAGAGATATTTTTATTGTAAAAGCGGCCATAATCCTGTTGTGAAGTATAGCCCTCCCGGTGAAAAGTTGTTTTTGCCTGAAATCTTGAAGTAGTTGATTCAGGGTCAAGGAAATTATTCAATCGATTATCTTCAAGCAAGGTTTCTCCCTGCCATGATAATGAATAAATGGGATTGTTATTGGCATAATCGATAAGACTGATATCATAGTAGACCGCTGGACTCATAAGACCTTTGGCTATGGTAAATGGCAAATTATAGAATTGCAGATAATCCTGGGCTATGCTTGAAAAACCCAGGTATAGGTCATTCCGGGTTAAGGTAAGATAGGGAGTCCAGTAGGTTGGCAGGATGCTGTCCCATGGGGAATAGGGTTTAGTTATATTTTGATACAGGGGACGGTTCTCTGTATCACGGTTTTCGCCCTGCAGTGTCTGATACAGAGAACCGTCCCCTGTATCAGTATGGTCAACCGGTTCCCAGAGCAGGTCTTCAGTTTTGGAAAGATGCAGTTCATAACCTGTGGGATGGTATTGTATGAAAGCCATATAATTATTGCAGGGAGATACTGCCGGCTCGAAAGCACCTGTTAGTACATTGGTCATTCTAAACAGTTCTTTATCTTCTATACTATAAGCATACAGGTTATATATTCCGGTCCTGTCTGAAGAAAAGTACAGGTGTTTTCCGTCTGCTGACCAGCTGGGGCTTATATCGGTATAATTATCAATGGCAATGGCATAGGAAGACTCTATCTGGTTATCTTTGTCTAATGCTAAAATATAAATATCCTGGTAACCGTTTTGCCATAAAGAAAGGGCAATATGGCTTCCGTCCGGTGACCAGACCGGATGCGATATCTGTGTGCCATCTTTAAAGTCGGTGAGGTAGATTAAATCAGAAAAAGATAATAAATCCCCCTCTTTATAATTATCAACAGGTATTGCAGTAGAACCAGTATTTAGATTTTTCATAAGGTCCTGGCTAACAGAGAAAAGAACAAGATTATTGGTTCCTGCATTATTGATAACCGCCACAACCTGGTTCCTGGATTTATCCGGATTCCAGCTTGGGTCTTTAATTCTCATTCCGTCTGATATTTTTAACTGCCTGCCTGTTTGCAGGCTGTATAGAAAAATATCGCTGTATTGATAATATTGTTCATATTGAGACAGTCTTGTATAAAGAAGAAATGAATTATCTGGAGACAGGCTATATGAAAACCCATGTCCGTTAACACGATTAATAATAATGTTTTCTTCTTTGCTATTTAGTGAATAACTGCGAATAGTTGGGTATAATTCTAAATTGTTTACTCTGTATAAAATAGAGGTAGAATTATTCCCAGTATTTGTTAGCCATATTGGATTATCAACCCAGTATTTGTGGTTTGTGATTTGGTCAGAAGCGGTAAGAGAACTATTTTGATATACTTCTTCAGCCTGTTTTTGATAATGGCTGAACTGTTCTTCCTGCCACTCCTGGTAAAGCTGTTCCTGGTCAATATTAAGGGTTTTTTTAATTGCCCAGTTCATACCCAGAAGAGGATATGCGCAAAAATATTCACTAATTTTAATTAAGTTTTCTTCACCAAACTTAGCAGCGATATAATGTACCAATGATTGACCGTAAACATAAGGTGCGGTACCTGCTGGCCAGGAAGTTAGGTAGGAACTTTGAAGCAGTTTAAGGTCAATAGGCTCACTTTTTAAAAAATCTGAACGGAGGTACATATCATACCTGGTATCCTGTAATCGGCCACCACTGCTGTTCTGGCTTTCATAATAAATTGCCATACCTTCGGTTGCCCACATGGGCTGCAAGGCATTTGGTGCAATAATTTGTCCTAAAAAAAAGCGAAGAAAGGAAGTTGTCTTAGCGGTCATTTCAAAATGTGCCAGATGAGTATATTCATGGGTTATTACTATCTTAAGCCAATTTTCAAATTTCGTATCAA
This genomic interval carries:
- a CDS encoding NAD(P)/FAD-dependent oxidoreductase; translated protein: MKILIVGAGPVGCYAAQLLKERGYKPIVLEEHPNVGKPVQCAGIVSSKLISTITPYISEEAILRKVDGFVINTPWTEEFTINVPQIACIVNRERFDIDIGRGLDIRLGRRVTRITRENKGYCVYTNQKEEFEADVLIGADGPDSIVRKYLLNIYNSKSNNNEFRIIYYYGMQYQIKLKETYSKITNGFIQVYFDKDIPFFLWVIPESSRVLRVGVVGIKPGNAKKLLDDYIDNKKIEGEISDVVAGKIAIGYIPTYSDNIALVGDAACQMKPLTGGGLSFGIKSAKILADCIAEHKLEEYDSIWKRNVGKEINFGLKAREIYEQLDEAQKKKVFLLFKKNSAFIEQAAEFDNHSRLFSKALKNPQLLLDAGKLLVYYLENMLK
- a CDS encoding glucose-1-phosphate thymidylyltransferase, which encodes MKAIILCAGKGTRLRPLTHTSAKHLIPLANKPALEYGIEKIIECGINEIGIIIGEETGDDIRREIGDGENWGINISYILQEEPLGLAHAVKIARDFLQEEPFLMYLGDNLLKDEISQYRKKFEEGKRQAFVLLTHVENPQSFGIVELKDKKIVRMVEKPKNPSSDLALIGVYFFEKTIHEAIDNIKPSARGELEITDAIQWLIDNNYDVEAEVIDGWWKDTGKPADIIEANRLILEDIHRDLGNASIDSKSKVLGRVNLGKNVEIINSTILGPVMIGDNAQIINSYIGPFTSLSNAVRVENGEVEYSVIMANTHIENVNCRMQNCLIGKDVRIYRSQKMPINYEFILADDSQVRLI